The following are from one region of the Melaminivora suipulveris genome:
- a CDS encoding NUDIX domain-containing protein, whose amino-acid sequence MQHRYRFCPSCATPLEPMVLMEDSGPKERLRCPACQWTHWNNPTPVLAAIVEVGGKVLLARNALWPSKMFALITGFMEAGESPEEGVARELKEETNLDAQAIQLVGAYEFLRMNQVIIAYHVQAHGEVRLSPELADYRLYELDQLKCWPAGTGYALADWLRSRGHEPVFFTPEENAERRRGLDDAPAN is encoded by the coding sequence ATGCAACACCGATACCGCTTCTGCCCGAGCTGCGCCACGCCGCTCGAACCCATGGTGCTGATGGAAGACAGCGGCCCCAAGGAGCGCCTGCGCTGCCCGGCCTGCCAGTGGACGCACTGGAACAACCCCACGCCGGTGCTGGCGGCCATCGTCGAGGTGGGCGGCAAGGTGCTGCTGGCGCGCAACGCGCTGTGGCCGTCCAAGATGTTTGCGCTGATCACCGGCTTCATGGAGGCCGGCGAATCGCCTGAAGAGGGCGTCGCGCGCGAGCTCAAAGAGGAAACCAACCTGGACGCCCAGGCCATCCAGCTGGTGGGCGCGTACGAGTTCCTGCGCATGAACCAGGTCATCATCGCCTACCACGTGCAGGCCCACGGCGAGGTGCGCCTGTCGCCCGAGCTGGCGGACTACCGCCTGTACGAACTGGACCAGCTCAAATGCTGGCCCGCCGGCACCGGCTACGCGCTGGCTGACTGGCTGCGCTCGCGCGGGCACGAGCCAGTGTTCTTCACGCCTGAGGAAAACGCCGAGCGCCGCCGCGGCCTGGACGACGCGCCAGCGAACTGA
- the bcsG gene encoding cellulose biosynthesis protein BcsG: MMSFWSFYFLGKVGLYYAGYLGFHWLLNLLLAVAVLWPVASPGVRRARLALALPLAVALLYYDSHLPPIARVLSQTHALAAFSPAYMMELLGRVFSWRVVAGIAVALMAYVLLSRRIRFGTFALLGIVSVPLLPALMAQAPPFPWTPPRQSMAVAAPASGAPTAAAPMHPDERMQAFYTGENQRRPSPEPSAPQAPFDLIVLHVCSLSWDDMEFVGLREHSLMARFDAVFTQFNTAASYSGPAALRLLRGNCGQGSHHSLYEGADPSCYFFPTLEQLGWRTRGLLNHDGKFDGFGQALESRGGLAGKFDSPEGAPIHMRGFDGSPIYADRDVLSRWWQARQQQGSQPVALYYNTVSLHDGNQVPGSKSRSSLDTYKPRLAQLLADFDRFLTELEATGRPVVVVLLPEHGAALRGDRFQISGMREIPNPRITLVPAALKVIGGGRKSSTGTVVVDKPVSYLDLNGLLASLMRDSPFSEAATPLSERVQQLKGTDFVAENDDVVMLRSSVNQYLMRNGKGAWLPYEP; encoded by the coding sequence ATGATGAGTTTCTGGAGCTTTTATTTCCTGGGCAAGGTGGGGCTGTACTACGCTGGCTACCTGGGCTTTCATTGGCTGCTGAACCTGCTGCTGGCGGTGGCCGTGCTGTGGCCCGTGGCATCGCCTGGCGTACGCCGCGCGCGGCTGGCCCTGGCCCTGCCGCTGGCCGTGGCGCTGCTGTACTACGACTCGCATCTGCCGCCGATCGCGCGCGTGCTGTCGCAAACCCACGCGCTGGCCGCCTTCAGCCCGGCCTACATGATGGAGCTGCTCGGGCGCGTGTTCTCCTGGCGCGTGGTCGCCGGCATCGCGGTGGCGCTGATGGCCTATGTGCTGCTGTCGCGGCGCATACGTTTTGGCACGTTCGCCTTGCTGGGCATCGTGAGCGTGCCGCTGCTGCCCGCGCTGATGGCGCAGGCGCCGCCATTTCCGTGGACGCCGCCGCGCCAGTCCATGGCCGTCGCGGCGCCAGCGTCCGGAGCGCCCACCGCCGCGGCGCCGATGCACCCGGACGAGCGCATGCAGGCCTTCTACACGGGCGAAAACCAGCGCCGGCCGAGCCCCGAGCCCAGCGCGCCGCAGGCACCGTTTGATCTCATCGTGCTGCACGTGTGCTCGCTGTCGTGGGACGACATGGAATTTGTCGGCCTGCGCGAACACTCGCTGATGGCGCGCTTCGACGCCGTGTTCACGCAGTTCAACACGGCCGCCAGCTACAGCGGTCCGGCGGCGCTGCGTTTGCTGCGCGGCAACTGTGGCCAGGGCTCGCACCACTCGTTGTACGAAGGGGCGGACCCGTCGTGCTACTTCTTTCCGACGCTGGAGCAACTCGGCTGGCGCACGCGCGGCCTGCTCAACCACGATGGCAAGTTCGACGGCTTCGGGCAGGCACTGGAATCGCGCGGAGGCCTGGCCGGCAAGTTCGATTCGCCCGAGGGCGCGCCGATCCACATGCGCGGCTTCGACGGCTCACCCATCTATGCCGACCGCGACGTGCTCAGCCGCTGGTGGCAGGCGCGCCAGCAGCAGGGCAGCCAGCCGGTGGCGCTGTACTACAACACCGTCTCGCTGCACGACGGCAACCAGGTGCCAGGCTCGAAGTCTCGCTCCAGCCTGGACACCTACAAACCGCGCCTGGCCCAGCTCCTGGCCGACTTCGACCGCTTCCTGACCGAGCTGGAGGCCACGGGCCGCCCGGTGGTGGTGGTGCTGCTGCCCGAGCACGGCGCCGCGCTGCGCGGCGACCGCTTCCAGATCTCGGGCATGCGCGAAATACCCAATCCGCGCATCACCCTGGTGCCGGCGGCGCTGAAGGTCATCGGCGGCGGCCGCAAGTCCTCCACCGGGACGGTGGTGGTGGACAAGCCGGTGAGCTACCTGGATCTCAACGGCCTGCTGGCCAGCCTGATGCGCGACAGCCCGTTCTCGGAAGCTGCAACGCCGCTGTCCGAGCGCGTGCAGCAACTCAAGGGGACGGACTTCGTCGCCGAGAACGACGACGTGGTCATGCTGCGCAGCAGCGTCAACCAGTACCTGATGCGCAACGGCAAGGGCGCCTGGTTGCCCTACGAACCTTGA
- a CDS encoding CidA/LrgA family protein → MLYAFTALVAFQLIGDLLVQWLNLPLPGPLAGMLLLLVALLILGRVPEALERLSTGLLQNMMLLFIPSVAGVMLHFDHIAREWLPFLVSGIVGAGVTFAVTAWTMRRVLHVAPEAPAPAAPAQPGSGR, encoded by the coding sequence ATGCTTTATGCCTTTACCGCGCTCGTCGCCTTCCAGCTCATCGGGGATCTGCTGGTGCAGTGGCTCAATCTACCCTTGCCTGGACCGCTCGCCGGCATGCTGCTGCTGCTGGTCGCACTGCTGATCCTGGGGCGCGTGCCCGAGGCGCTGGAGCGTCTGTCGACGGGTCTGCTGCAAAACATGATGCTGCTGTTCATTCCATCGGTGGCAGGGGTGATGCTGCACTTTGACCATATCGCGCGCGAGTGGCTGCCGTTCCTGGTCTCGGGCATCGTGGGCGCAGGCGTGACGTTTGCCGTCACGGCCTGGACGATGCGGCGCGTGTTGCACGTCGCGCCGGAAGCCCCCGCGCCTGCGGCGCCCGCGCAACCGGGGTCTGGGCGATGA
- the cysM gene encoding cysteine synthase CysM: MTTYPTLDDAIGRTPLVALQRIGAQDNKARGNVVLGKLEGNNPAGSVKDRAALSMIRRAEERGTIRPGDTLIEATSGNTGIALAMVAAVRGYRMLLIMPEDLSVERAQTMRAYGAELILTPRSGGMEYARDLAEQMVAQGKGVVLDQFANEDNPRIHYETTGPEIWEQTSGRITHFVSAMGTTGTITGVSRFLREKNPGVRIIGAQPAEGSRIPGIRKWPEEYQPRIYQPQMVDELVLVSQDDAEDMARRMASEEGLFGGISAAGACWVAQQIAVREENATIVFIVCDRGDRYLSTGVFPA, encoded by the coding sequence ATGACGACTTATCCGACCCTCGATGACGCCATCGGGCGCACGCCGCTTGTCGCGTTGCAGCGCATCGGTGCACAAGACAACAAAGCGCGCGGCAACGTGGTGCTGGGCAAGCTGGAGGGCAACAATCCGGCGGGCTCGGTCAAGGACCGCGCGGCGCTGTCGATGATCCGCCGCGCCGAGGAGCGCGGCACCATCCGCCCCGGTGACACGCTGATCGAGGCGACCTCGGGCAACACCGGCATCGCGCTGGCCATGGTCGCCGCCGTGCGCGGCTACCGGATGCTGCTGATCATGCCGGAGGATTTGTCGGTAGAGCGCGCGCAGACCATGCGCGCCTACGGCGCCGAGCTGATCCTGACCCCGCGCAGCGGCGGCATGGAATACGCCCGCGACCTGGCCGAGCAGATGGTCGCGCAGGGCAAGGGCGTGGTGCTGGACCAGTTCGCCAACGAGGACAACCCGCGCATCCACTACGAGACCACCGGCCCCGAGATCTGGGAGCAGACAAGCGGACGCATCACGCACTTCGTCAGCGCCATGGGCACCACGGGCACCATCACTGGCGTGTCGCGTTTCCTGCGTGAGAAGAATCCGGGCGTGCGCATCATCGGTGCGCAGCCGGCCGAGGGCTCGCGCATCCCCGGCATCCGCAAGTGGCCCGAGGAGTACCAGCCCAGGATCTATCAGCCGCAGATGGTCGATGAGCTGGTGCTGGTCAGCCAGGACGATGCCGAGGACATGGCGCGGCGCATGGCGAGCGAGGAAGGACTGTTCGGCGGCATCTCCGCCGCTGGCGCCTGCTGGGTGGCGCAACAGATCGCCGTGCGCGAGGAAAACGCCACCATCGTCTTCATCGTCTGCGACCGGGGCGACCGCTACCTGTCCACGGGCGTTTTCCCAGCTTGA
- a CDS encoding PP2C family protein-serine/threonine phosphatase: MADPQKKLRQEGMLVHAFQQTHRPSSRMHYAPAPQQDALALQTLSGHNIAQTHLGYWTCAAPGGFAWLSVADGVASSPCADLASRSFLQVLHRTSPVTQPLQARQLPGLVRQALPEWRARYLRPRTRGAACTLASLLVADGEVCAANSGDARIWRLRTLPDGDWQWLQLSRDHTAWQQMLDEGEADAEQAGEAASIYHGLLHCLVLDADGGAPAEDSDEEAAPDDWLHVWHGQVKPGDVYLLATDGLHGALSDAQMQALWKRASSPQDGLHALCEAYRQTGAEDDVSAILLQHSG, translated from the coding sequence GTGGCTGATCCACAAAAGAAGCTGAGGCAAGAAGGCATGCTTGTCCACGCCTTCCAGCAAACTCATCGCCCCTCATCCCGAATGCACTACGCTCCCGCACCGCAACAGGACGCGCTGGCTCTGCAGACTCTGAGCGGACACAACATCGCGCAAACCCATCTCGGCTACTGGACTTGCGCTGCGCCCGGCGGTTTTGCCTGGCTGTCGGTGGCCGACGGCGTGGCATCCAGCCCTTGCGCCGATTTGGCCAGCCGCAGTTTCTTGCAGGTGCTGCATCGCACCAGCCCAGTCACACAGCCGCTGCAGGCCCGGCAGCTGCCAGGCTTGGTGCGTCAGGCCCTGCCAGAGTGGCGAGCCCGCTACCTCAGGCCTCGCACCCGCGGCGCCGCCTGCACGCTGGCCAGCCTGCTGGTGGCCGACGGCGAGGTGTGCGCCGCCAACAGCGGCGATGCGCGCATTTGGCGCCTGCGCACGCTGCCTGACGGCGATTGGCAATGGTTGCAGCTCAGCCGTGACCACACGGCATGGCAGCAGATGCTGGATGAGGGCGAGGCCGATGCGGAGCAGGCGGGCGAAGCTGCATCCATTTACCATGGTCTGTTGCACTGCCTGGTGCTGGATGCGGACGGGGGCGCGCCCGCAGAGGATTCGGATGAAGAGGCAGCGCCCGATGATTGGCTACACGTCTGGCACGGACAGGTGAAGCCGGGCGACGTCTATCTGCTGGCAACCGATGGGCTGCATGGGGCACTTTCCGACGCCCAGATGCAGGCGCTTTGGAAACGCGCGTCCTCTCCGCAGGACGGGCTGCATGCGCTGTGCGAAGCTTATCGACAGACCGGGGCAGAGGATGATGTTTCGGCAATCCTGCTACAGCACAGTGGCTGA
- a CDS encoding sulfurtransferase TusA family protein, which produces MQFDQEVDARGLNCPLPILRAKKALAGMQSGQVLKVVATDAGSTRDFQAFARQTGNELLEQRTEGAEFIHLLRRR; this is translated from the coding sequence ATGCAATTCGACCAGGAAGTGGATGCACGGGGGCTGAACTGCCCGCTGCCCATCTTGCGCGCCAAAAAAGCGCTGGCCGGCATGCAAAGCGGCCAGGTGCTCAAGGTGGTGGCCACTGATGCGGGCTCGACGCGCGATTTTCAGGCGTTCGCGCGGCAGACCGGCAATGAGTTGCTGGAGCAGCGCACCGAGGGCGCGGAGTTCATCCACCTGCTGCGCCGGCGCTGA
- the bcsA gene encoding UDP-forming cellulose synthase catalytic subunit — protein sequence MSAHAILVWLARQLQVAEPRRLSSWLRSLVLKPPVRASARPAQPQDVPDPCAALARALGLPLLAADHRLWLQGLFVSPAPDLAFWPWLGRELAQIAAPLAHALRAALHWLSWPLRQLIAALETLAATLHERAAGPRLGQALDPLMASAPLRWLMALVTVAIGLVAMTTPLNWLGQVLFLASMWMLSMVLRRLPGRYPSLALAAIGLLAMGRYAWWRVTTTLEFDTLVEAVLGYGLLAAEAYTWLIVVLGFVQSAWPLKRHAATLPADPATWPTVDVLIPTYNEALSVVRPAVLAALALDWPADRLRVHLLDDGRREEFRAFAAEVGVHYLARTGNLHAKAGNLNHALGLTDGELVAIFDCDHIVTRSFLKATVGWFLRDPRCAMLQTPHHFFSPDPFERNLGTFRRVPNEGALFYGLVQDGNDFWNATFFCGSCAVIRRAPLMEVGGIATETVTEDAHTALKLHRRGYTTAYLNETLAAGLATESLSAHVGQRIRWARGMAQIFRTDNPLLGPGLTLWQRLCYSNAMLHFLFGLPRLVFLTAPMAYLFFHVYIIHAQAALLALYVLPYILQSSIANAHVQGRYRHTFWAEVYETVLAWYVALPTTLAMLNPKLGKFNVTAKGGLVERSYFDWTTSLPYVALVLLNLAALAAGVVRLVWWNTDETGTVLLNLIWTSYSLIMLGAAMGVALEARQVRSMHRVAARLPAALYLSDGRVLRAACGDYSMTGLGLEVDAQLTPAIGELVHVGLWWDERECAFPARVAMLKGQGALGVQFAALTPRQQVELVQCTFARPDSWTHWDNARDADRPLQGLREIIQLGLRGYRRLGTAIAHGLRQRVPEAGPPVPAKSLHAT from the coding sequence ATGAGCGCACACGCCATCCTGGTGTGGTTGGCGCGCCAGTTGCAGGTGGCCGAACCGCGGCGGCTGTCCTCGTGGCTGCGCAGCCTGGTACTGAAGCCACCCGTGCGCGCGAGCGCGCGTCCGGCGCAGCCCCAGGACGTGCCGGATCCGTGCGCCGCGCTCGCGCGCGCCCTGGGCCTGCCTCTGCTGGCTGCGGATCACCGTCTGTGGTTGCAAGGGCTGTTCGTGTCGCCGGCGCCCGATCTGGCGTTCTGGCCATGGCTGGGGCGCGAGCTGGCGCAGATCGCGGCGCCGCTGGCACATGCGCTGCGCGCAGCGCTGCATTGGCTGTCGTGGCCGCTGCGCCAGCTGATCGCCGCGCTGGAGACACTGGCCGCCACGCTGCACGAACGCGCCGCCGGGCCGAGGCTGGGGCAGGCGCTCGATCCTTTGATGGCCAGCGCGCCGCTGCGCTGGCTGATGGCCCTGGTGACCGTGGCCATCGGTCTGGTGGCCATGACCACGCCGCTGAACTGGCTCGGGCAGGTGCTGTTCCTCGCGTCGATGTGGATGCTGTCCATGGTGCTGCGCCGGCTGCCAGGGCGCTATCCGTCGCTGGCGCTGGCCGCCATCGGCTTGCTGGCCATGGGCCGCTACGCGTGGTGGCGCGTGACGACCACGCTGGAGTTCGACACCCTGGTCGAGGCCGTGCTGGGCTATGGGCTGCTGGCGGCGGAGGCCTACACCTGGCTGATCGTGGTGCTGGGATTCGTGCAATCGGCCTGGCCGCTGAAGCGCCACGCAGCTACGCTGCCGGCCGATCCGGCCACCTGGCCCACGGTGGACGTTCTCATTCCGACCTACAACGAGGCGCTGAGCGTGGTGCGCCCGGCGGTGCTGGCGGCGCTGGCCCTGGACTGGCCGGCCGACCGCCTGCGCGTGCATCTGCTCGACGATGGCCGGCGCGAGGAATTCCGCGCCTTCGCTGCCGAAGTCGGCGTGCACTATCTGGCGCGCACGGGCAATCTGCACGCCAAGGCGGGCAACCTGAACCATGCGCTCGGGTTGACGGATGGCGAGCTCGTGGCCATTTTCGACTGCGACCACATCGTCACGCGTTCCTTTCTGAAAGCCACGGTGGGCTGGTTTCTGCGCGATCCGCGCTGCGCCATGCTGCAGACGCCGCACCATTTTTTCTCGCCCGACCCGTTCGAGCGCAACCTGGGCACCTTCCGCCGCGTGCCCAACGAAGGCGCGCTGTTCTACGGCCTGGTCCAGGACGGCAACGACTTCTGGAACGCCACGTTCTTTTGCGGCTCTTGCGCCGTCATCCGGCGCGCGCCGCTGATGGAAGTCGGCGGCATCGCCACCGAGACGGTGACCGAGGACGCGCATACCGCCCTCAAGCTGCACCGGCGCGGCTACACCACCGCCTATCTCAATGAAACCCTGGCCGCGGGCCTGGCCACCGAGAGCCTGTCGGCGCACGTCGGCCAGCGCATCCGCTGGGCGCGCGGCATGGCGCAGATCTTCCGCACCGACAACCCGCTGCTGGGTCCTGGCCTGACGCTGTGGCAGCGCCTGTGCTACAGCAACGCCATGCTGCACTTCCTGTTCGGCCTGCCGCGCCTGGTGTTTCTGACCGCTCCCATGGCCTACCTGTTCTTCCACGTCTACATCATCCATGCGCAGGCGGCCCTGCTGGCGCTGTACGTGCTGCCCTACATCCTGCAGTCGAGCATCGCCAACGCCCACGTCCAGGGCCGCTACCGGCACACCTTCTGGGCCGAGGTCTACGAGACCGTGCTGGCCTGGTACGTGGCGCTGCCGACCACGCTGGCCATGCTCAACCCGAAGCTGGGCAAATTCAACGTGACGGCCAAGGGCGGCTTGGTCGAGCGCTCGTACTTCGACTGGACGACCTCGCTGCCCTACGTGGCGCTGGTGCTGCTGAACCTGGCGGCGCTGGCCGCGGGCGTGGTGCGTCTGGTGTGGTGGAACACCGATGAGACGGGCACCGTGCTGCTGAACCTGATCTGGACCTCGTACAGCCTCATCATGCTGGGCGCCGCCATGGGCGTGGCGCTGGAAGCACGCCAGGTGCGCAGCATGCACCGGGTCGCCGCGCGCCTGCCGGCCGCGCTGTATCTGAGCGATGGCCGCGTGCTGCGCGCCGCCTGCGGCGACTACTCCATGACCGGCCTGGGCCTGGAAGTGGACGCCCAGCTGACCCCGGCGATCGGCGAGCTGGTGCACGTGGGGCTGTGGTGGGATGAGCGCGAGTGCGCCTTTCCGGCGCGCGTGGCCATGCTCAAGGGGCAGGGCGCGCTGGGCGTGCAATTCGCGGCGCTGACGCCGCGCCAGCAGGTCGAGTTGGTGCAGTGCACCTTCGCCCGGCCCGATTCGTGGACGCACTGGGACAACGCACGCGACGCTGACCGCCCGCTGCAAGGCCTGCGCGAGATCATCCAGCTCGGCCTGCGGGGCTACCGCCGCCTGGGCACGGCCATCGCCCATGGCTTGCGCCAGCGCGTCCCCGAGGCGGGGCCGCCGGTGCCTGCCAAATCACTGCACGCAACATGA
- a CDS encoding LrgB family protein, with translation MSELRAALSASAVPWLALTLVAYCAAVALYRRSGSHPLLIPVLTGVAMVVGVLLLSGTDYPTYRAGTQLLTLLIGPATVALAVPLFAQRQRIRALWRPLAIGLAAGCTVAIASALLLAWALGASHETLLSLAPKSATMPIALPVAERLGGLPSLTAVGVALTGIAGAVLDGPLARWVGAHDPAVRGFAAGLTAHAIGTARELQVDPTAGAFAALGMGLNGVATAVMTPLFLAALGWL, from the coding sequence ATGAGTGAGCTGCGCGCCGCCCTCTCTGCCTCCGCCGTGCCATGGCTGGCGCTGACGCTGGTCGCATACTGCGCCGCGGTGGCGCTGTACCGGCGCAGCGGCTCGCACCCGCTGCTGATCCCGGTGCTGACGGGCGTCGCGATGGTGGTGGGGGTGCTGCTGCTGAGCGGCACCGACTACCCGACCTACCGCGCCGGAACGCAGCTGTTGACCCTGCTCATCGGCCCGGCCACGGTGGCGCTGGCGGTGCCGCTGTTTGCCCAGCGACAGCGCATCCGGGCGCTATGGCGGCCACTGGCCATCGGCCTGGCGGCGGGGTGCACGGTAGCCATCGCCTCGGCGCTGCTGCTGGCGTGGGCGCTGGGCGCTTCGCATGAAACCTTGCTGTCGCTGGCGCCCAAGTCCGCCACCATGCCCATCGCCCTGCCCGTGGCCGAACGCCTGGGCGGTCTGCCTTCGCTCACTGCCGTCGGCGTGGCCTTGACCGGCATCGCTGGCGCTGTGCTGGACGGCCCGCTGGCGCGCTGGGTGGGCGCGCACGATCCTGCTGTGCGCGGCTTTGCCGCCGGCTTGACGGCGCACGCCATCGGCACGGCGCGCGAGTTGCAGGTCGATCCGACGGCCGGCGCCTTCGCCGCGTTGGGTATGGGACTCAACGGCGTGGCGACCGCAGTCATGACGCCGCTGTTCCTTGCTGCGCTGGGATGGCTTTAA
- a CDS encoding acyl-CoA dehydrogenase: MARNFQWDDPLQFDQQLSDDERAVRDAAAAYCQERLMPRVLDMFRHEKTDVSIFREMGELGLLGPTIPTEYGGAGLSYVSYGLVAREIERVDSGYRSMASVQSSLVMVPINEFGTEAQKQKYLPKLASGEFIGCFGLTEPDHGSDPGSMASRARKVDGGYRLSGAKMWITNSPVADVFVVWAKEVSEGGAVGPIRGFILDKGMKGLSAPAIHGKVGLRASITGEIVMDEVFVPEENAFPEVQGLKGPFTCLNSARFGIAWGAMGAAEFCWHTARQYTLDRQQFGRPLAANQLVQKKLADMQTEIALGLQAALRVGRIKDEGHNVIEATSLIKRNNCGKALDIARLARDMMGGNGISDEFGVARHLVNLEVVNTYEGTHDVHALILGRAQTGIAAFAN; encoded by the coding sequence ATGGCACGTAATTTCCAATGGGATGATCCCCTGCAGTTCGACCAGCAACTGAGCGACGATGAGCGCGCCGTGCGCGACGCCGCGGCCGCCTATTGCCAGGAACGCCTGATGCCGCGCGTGCTGGACATGTTCCGCCACGAAAAGACCGACGTCAGCATCTTCCGCGAGATGGGCGAGCTGGGCCTGCTGGGCCCGACCATTCCTACCGAGTACGGCGGCGCAGGGCTGAGCTACGTCAGCTACGGCCTGGTGGCGCGCGAGATCGAGCGTGTGGACTCGGGCTATCGCTCCATGGCCAGCGTGCAGTCGTCCCTGGTCATGGTGCCCATCAACGAATTCGGCACCGAGGCACAAAAGCAGAAATATCTGCCCAAGCTCGCCAGCGGCGAATTCATCGGCTGCTTCGGCCTGACCGAGCCCGACCATGGCTCGGACCCCGGCAGCATGGCCAGCCGCGCGCGCAAGGTGGACGGCGGCTACCGCCTGAGCGGCGCCAAGATGTGGATCACCAACAGCCCGGTGGCCGACGTGTTCGTGGTCTGGGCCAAGGAAGTCAGCGAAGGCGGCGCCGTGGGCCCGATCCGTGGCTTCATCCTGGACAAGGGCATGAAGGGCCTGTCGGCGCCTGCCATCCACGGCAAGGTGGGCCTGCGCGCGTCCATCACCGGCGAGATCGTCATGGACGAGGTGTTCGTGCCCGAGGAGAACGCCTTCCCCGAGGTGCAGGGTTTGAAGGGCCCCTTCACCTGCCTGAACAGCGCGCGCTTCGGCATCGCCTGGGGTGCCATGGGCGCGGCTGAGTTCTGCTGGCACACGGCGCGTCAGTACACGCTGGACCGCCAGCAGTTCGGCCGCCCGCTGGCCGCCAACCAGCTGGTGCAGAAAAAACTCGCCGACATGCAGACCGAGATCGCCCTGGGCCTGCAGGCCGCGCTGCGCGTGGGCCGCATCAAGGACGAGGGCCACAACGTGATCGAGGCCACCTCGCTGATCAAGCGCAACAACTGTGGCAAGGCGCTGGACATCGCCCGCCTGGCGCGCGACATGATGGGCGGCAACGGCATCAGCGACGAGTTCGGCGTGGCGCGCCACCTGGTCAACCTGGAGGTGGTCAACACCTACGAGGGCACGCACGACGTGCACGCGCTGATCCTGGGGCGGGCGCAGACGGGGATTGCGGCGTTTGCCAACTGA
- a CDS encoding LysR substrate-binding domain-containing protein: protein MRTPLPSTQALACLEAAARHQSYTRAAQELSLTQGAVSRQIIALEELLGVPLFRRTRHGVALTDAGRHYARQAARWLLELRQGTLELMARQGAGGSVALATVPTFATRWLLPRLPQLARHHPDITVHFDVRTRPFLFAETAFDAALFAGTAVQVGNWPGVHAHWLMHEDIVPVCSPQLLARAASREPGRAWQPVAPPAIAGLPLLQQSTRPLGWQQWFAAAGVAAPRALDGPRLELFSMLATAAAQGLGVALIPPLLIEQELARGELVIACAAAPQRERSYYLVTPEQPATPALERFTHWLIAAARGADTSGADLA from the coding sequence ATGCGTACACCCTTGCCCTCGACCCAGGCGCTGGCATGTCTCGAAGCCGCTGCGCGTCACCAGAGCTACACTCGCGCGGCGCAGGAGCTATCGCTCACCCAGGGAGCGGTATCGCGCCAGATCATTGCGCTGGAGGAGCTGTTGGGCGTGCCGCTGTTTCGTCGCACGCGCCATGGCGTCGCGCTGACCGACGCTGGAAGGCACTATGCGCGACAGGCTGCGCGGTGGCTGCTGGAACTGCGCCAGGGCACGCTGGAACTCATGGCACGCCAGGGCGCCGGCGGGAGCGTGGCGCTGGCGACCGTGCCGACGTTCGCCACGCGCTGGCTGTTGCCGCGCCTGCCGCAACTGGCGCGCCACCATCCCGATATCACCGTGCACTTCGACGTGCGCACGCGGCCTTTTTTGTTTGCCGAAACGGCTTTCGATGCCGCGCTGTTCGCCGGCACCGCCGTGCAGGTCGGCAACTGGCCCGGCGTGCATGCGCATTGGCTGATGCACGAGGACATCGTGCCGGTGTGTAGCCCGCAACTGCTGGCGCGCGCAGCCAGCCGTGAGCCGGGCCGGGCCTGGCAGCCTGTCGCGCCGCCAGCCATCGCTGGCCTGCCGCTGCTGCAGCAAAGCACGCGCCCGCTGGGGTGGCAGCAGTGGTTTGCGGCAGCCGGCGTGGCGGCGCCGCGCGCGCTGGACGGGCCGCGGCTGGAGCTGTTTTCCATGTTGGCCACCGCCGCCGCCCAAGGGCTGGGCGTGGCGCTGATCCCGCCGCTGCTGATCGAGCAGGAACTGGCGCGCGGCGAACTCGTCATCGCCTGCGCCGCCGCACCGCAGCGTGAGCGCAGCTACTACCTGGTCACACCCGAGCAGCCAGCCACGCCGGCGCTGGAGCGCTTCACGCATTGGCTGATTGCAGCGGCGCGGGGCGCGGACACGTCGGGCGCCGACCTGGCTTGA